From Salipiger profundus, a single genomic window includes:
- a CDS encoding ABC transporter permease gives MSETIPSTRRDAQEFETVADGADRSVAAFERHRRGPVEQLQHVLHSNPTLVPVIVLLGAVTVFGLVAGSKFFSAFNLTLIMQQVSIIGILAAAQSLIVLTAGIDLSVAAIMVLMSVIAGNLAVYSGVPAFLALLISFAGGTAAGMFNGFLVTRVKLPPFITTLGTWSIFYALNLWLSGAQSIRSQDIDTEAPLLKFFGETIAVGSARITYGSILMVLVFLVLWYMLNKTAWGRHVYAVGDDAEAAELAGIRTGRTLMSVYALAGFVCAIAAWASIGRVGSISPQAFYEGNLQSITAVVIGGISLFGGRGSILGALFGALIVGVFQSGLRLAGVDVLWQVFAIGWLIIIAVAIDQWIRKVSA, from the coding sequence ATGAGCGAGACCATTCCGTCAACGCGACGTGACGCGCAGGAATTCGAGACGGTTGCCGACGGCGCGGACCGCAGCGTCGCCGCCTTCGAACGGCACCGCCGCGGCCCCGTCGAGCAGCTTCAGCACGTCCTGCATTCCAACCCCACGCTTGTCCCGGTGATCGTCCTGCTGGGCGCGGTCACGGTGTTCGGCCTGGTCGCGGGTTCGAAGTTCTTCTCGGCCTTCAATCTCACGCTGATCATGCAGCAGGTGTCGATCATCGGCATCCTCGCCGCGGCGCAGTCGCTGATCGTGCTGACCGCCGGCATCGACCTGTCGGTCGCGGCAATCATGGTGCTAATGTCGGTGATTGCCGGCAATCTGGCAGTCTACTCCGGCGTGCCGGCGTTCCTCGCGCTGCTGATCTCCTTTGCGGGCGGCACGGCGGCGGGAATGTTCAACGGCTTCCTCGTGACACGGGTGAAGCTGCCGCCATTCATCACCACGCTGGGCACCTGGTCGATCTTTTACGCGCTGAACCTCTGGCTCTCGGGTGCCCAGTCGATCCGCAGCCAGGACATCGACACCGAGGCGCCGCTCCTCAAGTTCTTCGGCGAGACCATCGCCGTCGGCTCCGCGCGGATCACCTATGGCTCGATCCTGATGGTGCTGGTCTTCCTCGTGCTCTGGTACATGCTGAACAAGACCGCCTGGGGGCGCCACGTCTACGCGGTGGGCGACGATGCAGAGGCCGCCGAACTCGCGGGCATCCGCACCGGCCGCACGCTGATGTCGGTCTATGCGCTGGCGGGCTTCGTCTGCGCCATCGCCGCATGGGCCTCGATCGGACGGGTCGGCTCGATCTCTCCGCAGGCCTTCTACGAGGGCAACCTCCAGTCGATCACCGCCGTCGTCATCGGGGGCATCTCGCTCTTCGGCGGACGCGGCTCGATCCTCGGTGCCCTCTTCGGCGCGCTGATCGTCGGCGTCTTCCAGTCGGGGCTGCGCCTCGCGGGGGTCGACGTGCTCTGGCAGGTCTTCGCCATCGGCTGGCTCATCATCATCGCGGTCGCGATCGACCAATGGATCAGAAAGGTCTCGGCATGA